A genomic window from Synechococcus sp. CBW1107 includes:
- a CDS encoding ROK family protein, producing MELIGVDLGGTAIKLGRFDADGACLAELKCPTPRPALPGAVCTALVEAISAVDPGRQAARVGIGLPGPMDRSGRVARVSINLPGWHDVPLADWLEPLLGRRVILGNDANCALLGEAWLGAARGRSDVLLLTLGTGVGGAALLGGRLFTGRDGAAIEPGLIGVDPEGPPCHSGNRGSLEQYCSITGLGRLSPLDPAELDRRARAGDAEALAVWARYGRWLGIGLSSLLYVLTPELVLFGGGLSAASDHFLPAVWREVEERVLPVSRRGLEIRRCALGNGAGRLGAVRLALEALPA from the coding sequence ATGGAACTGATCGGCGTGGATCTGGGGGGCACCGCCATCAAGCTCGGCCGCTTCGACGCCGACGGCGCCTGCCTGGCCGAACTGAAGTGCCCCACCCCCCGGCCGGCCCTGCCCGGAGCGGTGTGCACGGCGCTGGTGGAGGCGATCTCAGCGGTGGATCCCGGGCGCCAGGCCGCTCGGGTGGGGATCGGCCTGCCCGGACCGATGGACCGCAGCGGCCGGGTGGCGCGGGTGTCGATCAACCTGCCCGGCTGGCACGACGTCCCTCTCGCCGACTGGCTGGAGCCCCTGTTGGGGCGCCGGGTGATCCTGGGCAACGACGCCAACTGCGCCCTGCTGGGGGAGGCCTGGCTGGGGGCGGCCCGTGGCCGCTCCGACGTGCTGCTGCTCACCCTGGGCACGGGGGTCGGCGGGGCCGCGCTGCTGGGGGGCCGGCTGTTCACGGGCCGCGACGGGGCGGCGATCGAGCCCGGCCTGATCGGTGTGGATCCGGAGGGTCCCCCCTGCCACAGCGGCAACCGGGGCTCGCTCGAGCAGTACTGCAGCATCACCGGCCTGGGCCGCCTCAGCCCCCTGGACCCCGCCGAGCTCGACCGTCGTGCCAGAGCCGGCGATGCCGAGGCCCTGGCCGTGTGGGCCCGCTACGGCCGCTGGCTGGGGATCGGCCTGAGTTCCCTGCTCTATGTGCTGACGCCCGAGCTGGTGCTGTTCGGCGGTGGCCTCAGCGCCGCCAGTGATCACTTCCTGCCGGCGGTGTGGCGGGAGGTGGAGGAGCGGGTGCTGCCGGTGAGCCGCCGCGGACTGGAGATCCGCCGCTGCGCCCTCGGCAACGGCGCCGGGCGGCTTGGGGCGGTGCGGCTGGCCCTCGAAGCCCTGCCGGCCTGA
- a CDS encoding translocation/assembly module TamB domain-containing protein gives MGSPPSPGTGTQSRSRRHRLLLAAALGGGAGLIGAWWATDHLARWAYESWRPQLQVLIGRGLGHPVQLGPYEGLRPWGLSIGPSRVLSGPADRSNLSLDGAGVNLDPLASLAERALVLDLRPRGARLNLIPNARGQLWVFGPAGTRKPPRLTLNLLLEKPARLQLGSGALDLKVQGRAGVRLHRRSVDWRATARAGAGSGRAGVRGKANWGSGAVTLGLDLRRWDLAPLVSLVPRARPPRRQSLKGTADGRLELKRRPGEISCRGSLRLGGVELSDPLLPAPLQARRLGVGCRGQRIQLQGDPWQMANWRGTVGGSLVPGSRFDLRLTASDPQRGDRLGLGLSGPWRQPLLALDGHIPLGKGTPTSPQPLKLNALIRADWRSSLRLTLDSLRLRSGRSALTARGQVWPRLDVRSQQMRLHPSLWQPAGGAAQALLGREAWLEGGLLLGGTVQRPTLSARVLRQGSTLLTVQASGGPSGRRAGPLGRLEARLTAPSGIRLEDTLLLGAASADLVWFEDRLRLRRFESPELSADGSLPLRWQRRRGLVAGELGLNLNLRPYALARLGPLVGSTLQGDLSARGTLRGPLAALRPDVWLTVRQPGGGPLQLLETWEGRLTARGGGGGDLALTALAPAQQGSLRARLNRSWLPTEVELRRRQGVLSLTGDARRYRWQARRFPLGGLRLAVGGNARPRALDGLLSGKGFLDLQPLAMEGSVALDRPLLLGVRGQRLTATARYAGGQFRFNGEFMPLAGGTVALSGDGVRKGRLRSRLEGRGLPLQLFQELAEALTIWRGDTPPPRGRASDLGTLMIDTLGGTIDGQLQALRAAQARLAELRPPATTGSRVQLADLRGLVDLDISLAGPDLERLRLDAAAKGHLWLRADDRDEALRLEPFQVRLAGPIRGGQGRFSLENLPLALLALATPVPSSLRGGLNLEGSYQLASPGRERAFRTSLSLNDASLNGIPIRLEDTSVSLEGQALALSASLSSQGAGSRVDLSGSIPLDPGQEGLRLRLSSRGDGLRFISTLVGRGLDWRKGSADLELLMRGSLLKPLANGFLRFRDGEVVVAGQEIRDLQATVLFDFEELLVQEFKARMGRSGELEGSGGLALFRDSPQRQPLQLTVKTARISAPRLNALTDGTLTLRGSLLRPLLSGELSLSKGTINGQPGTLAQEDDKGVLKPKPARRLVEESWNFEKPLVLLGPEVESDTGLSLRDSVPRVPLLRLDNLRLSLGPDLEVVVPPVASFRTGGTLTLNGRIDPSLSASGVVRLRGGRLSLFTTNFTLDPDAPNVAVFTPSLGLVPYVDIALRTRVSDTLRVGQSGGGLNDVDLRGGYTPLDQLNLVKVVVTVSGPADRIAESLTIRSSPPLPEERLVALIGGNSLAGLSGGNATTALATVFGQSLLSPLVGTLSSAFGQRVSFSIFPTFFSPSTQEVGSNASGSRRESRRAPAQLVLGTELGLDITERFNFSVLAAPNRTDIPPQLTLRYQANDTLGLQGSFDTEGRWQGQLQLFFRF, from the coding sequence ATGGGGTCCCCGCCTTCGCCTGGAACGGGAACCCAGTCCCGGAGCCGTCGCCACCGGCTGCTGCTGGCCGCTGCCCTCGGCGGTGGCGCAGGCCTGATCGGAGCCTGGTGGGCCACCGATCATCTCGCTCGCTGGGCCTACGAGAGCTGGCGGCCCCAGCTGCAGGTGCTGATCGGCCGTGGGCTGGGGCACCCCGTCCAGCTTGGTCCCTATGAAGGGCTCAGGCCCTGGGGTCTGAGCATCGGGCCCAGCCGTGTCCTCAGCGGTCCGGCCGACCGCTCCAACCTGAGCCTCGACGGGGCCGGGGTGAACCTGGATCCCCTGGCCAGCCTGGCGGAGCGGGCCCTGGTGCTGGATCTGCGGCCCAGGGGAGCCCGGCTCAACCTGATCCCCAACGCCAGGGGGCAACTCTGGGTCTTCGGACCGGCGGGAACCAGGAAGCCGCCGAGGCTGACCCTGAACCTGCTGCTGGAGAAGCCCGCCCGCCTGCAGCTGGGCTCCGGCGCTCTCGACCTGAAGGTGCAGGGCCGGGCGGGGGTGAGGCTGCACCGCCGCAGCGTCGACTGGCGCGCCACCGCCAGGGCAGGCGCCGGCAGCGGCCGTGCCGGGGTGCGGGGCAAGGCGAACTGGGGCAGCGGAGCCGTGACGCTCGGCCTCGACCTGCGCCGCTGGGATCTGGCCCCTCTGGTGTCCCTGGTTCCCCGCGCCCGTCCCCCGCGCCGACAGTCGCTGAAGGGAACCGCCGACGGCCGCCTCGAACTCAAGCGCCGTCCCGGCGAGATCAGCTGCCGGGGCTCCCTGCGCCTGGGCGGGGTGGAGCTGAGCGATCCGCTGTTGCCGGCCCCGCTCCAGGCCCGACGCCTGGGCGTCGGCTGCCGCGGGCAGCGGATCCAGCTGCAGGGGGATCCCTGGCAGATGGCGAACTGGCGCGGAACCGTGGGCGGTTCCCTGGTGCCCGGCAGCCGCTTCGACCTGCGGCTCACGGCCAGCGACCCCCAGCGCGGCGACCGGCTGGGCCTGGGACTCAGCGGTCCCTGGCGTCAACCTCTGCTGGCGCTCGATGGCCATATCCCCCTGGGCAAGGGCACACCCACCAGCCCCCAGCCCCTCAAACTCAACGCCCTGATCCGTGCCGACTGGCGCAGCAGCCTGCGGTTGACCCTCGACAGCCTGCGCCTGCGCTCCGGCCGTTCCGCGCTCACGGCCCGAGGCCAGGTCTGGCCGCGCCTCGACGTGCGCAGCCAGCAGATGCGCCTGCACCCCTCCCTCTGGCAGCCGGCCGGAGGTGCAGCCCAGGCCCTGCTGGGCCGCGAGGCCTGGCTGGAGGGTGGCCTGCTCCTCGGTGGCACCGTGCAGCGGCCGACCCTCAGCGCCAGGGTCCTGCGGCAGGGCAGCACCCTGCTCACCGTGCAGGCCAGCGGCGGCCCGAGCGGCCGACGGGCCGGGCCCCTCGGGCGCCTGGAGGCCAGGCTCACGGCCCCCTCCGGCATCCGGCTGGAGGACACCCTGCTGCTGGGAGCAGCCAGCGCCGACCTGGTCTGGTTCGAGGATCGCCTGCGCCTGCGCCGTTTCGAGAGCCCGGAGCTCAGCGCCGATGGCAGCCTGCCCCTGCGCTGGCAGCGCCGTCGCGGCCTGGTGGCCGGTGAACTGGGCCTGAACCTGAACCTCAGGCCCTACGCCCTGGCGCGGCTCGGCCCCCTGGTGGGCAGCACGCTCCAGGGGGATCTCAGCGCCCGGGGAACCCTCCGTGGACCCCTGGCGGCCCTGCGCCCCGACGTCTGGCTGACGGTGCGTCAGCCCGGTGGCGGCCCCCTGCAGCTCCTGGAAACCTGGGAAGGACGGCTCACCGCCCGGGGCGGCGGCGGCGGCGACCTGGCCCTGACGGCGCTGGCCCCGGCCCAGCAGGGGAGCCTCAGGGCCCGGCTGAACCGCTCCTGGCTGCCCACCGAGGTGGAGCTGCGCCGCCGGCAGGGGGTGCTGAGCCTGACGGGCGATGCGCGCCGCTACCGCTGGCAGGCGAGACGCTTCCCCCTCGGGGGACTGCGTCTCGCCGTTGGGGGCAACGCCAGGCCCAGGGCCCTCGACGGCCTGCTCAGCGGCAAGGGATTTCTCGATCTGCAGCCCCTGGCGATGGAGGGCAGCGTGGCCCTCGACCGTCCCCTGCTGCTGGGGGTCCGCGGTCAGCGGCTCACCGCCACGGCCCGCTATGCGGGCGGTCAGTTCCGCTTCAACGGGGAGTTCATGCCCCTGGCCGGCGGAACCGTGGCCCTCAGCGGCGATGGCGTGCGCAAGGGCCGCCTGCGCAGCCGCCTCGAGGGACGGGGACTGCCCCTGCAGCTGTTCCAGGAGCTGGCGGAGGCGCTGACGATCTGGCGGGGCGACACCCCTCCGCCCAGGGGACGGGCCAGCGACCTGGGCACCCTCATGATCGACACCCTGGGCGGGACGATCGACGGCCAGCTCCAGGCCCTGCGCGCGGCGCAGGCACGGCTGGCGGAGCTGCGCCCCCCGGCGACCACCGGATCACGGGTGCAGCTCGCGGACCTGCGTGGTCTGGTGGATCTGGACATCAGCCTGGCCGGGCCCGATCTGGAGCGCCTCAGGCTGGATGCCGCCGCCAAGGGCCACCTCTGGCTGCGGGCCGACGACCGCGACGAGGCCCTGCGGCTGGAGCCGTTCCAGGTGCGCCTGGCCGGACCGATCCGGGGCGGGCAGGGGCGCTTCAGCCTCGAGAACCTCCCCCTGGCCCTGCTGGCCCTGGCCACACCGGTGCCCAGCAGCCTGCGGGGGGGACTGAACCTGGAGGGCTCCTACCAGCTGGCCTCGCCCGGCCGCGAGCGGGCCTTCCGCACCAGCCTCAGCCTCAACGACGCCAGCCTGAACGGGATCCCGATCCGCCTCGAGGACACCAGCGTGAGCCTGGAGGGCCAGGCCCTGGCCCTCTCGGCCTCCCTCAGCAGCCAGGGGGCCGGCAGCCGCGTCGACCTCAGCGGCAGCATCCCCCTCGATCCCGGCCAGGAGGGCCTGAGGCTGCGGCTCTCCAGCCGCGGCGACGGGCTGCGCTTCATCAGCACCCTGGTTGGACGGGGCCTCGACTGGCGTAAGGGCAGCGCCGATCTGGAACTGCTGATGCGGGGCAGCCTGCTCAAGCCCCTGGCCAACGGCTTCCTGCGCTTCCGCGACGGCGAGGTGGTGGTGGCCGGTCAGGAGATCAGGGACCTGCAGGCCACGGTGCTCTTCGATTTCGAGGAACTGCTGGTGCAGGAGTTCAAGGCGCGTATGGGCCGCAGCGGCGAACTCGAGGGCAGCGGCGGCCTCGCCCTCTTCCGCGACAGTCCCCAGCGCCAACCCCTCCAGCTCACGGTCAAGACCGCCCGGATCAGCGCGCCCCGCCTCAACGCCCTCACCGACGGCACCCTGACCCTGCGCGGCAGCCTGCTGCGGCCTCTGCTCAGCGGCGAGCTCAGCCTGAGCAAGGGCACGATCAACGGCCAGCCGGGCACCCTGGCCCAGGAGGACGACAAGGGCGTGCTCAAGCCCAAGCCGGCCCGGCGGCTGGTGGAGGAATCGTGGAACTTCGAGAAGCCGCTGGTGCTGCTCGGGCCGGAGGTGGAAAGCGACACGGGCCTGTCCCTGCGCGATTCGGTCCCGCGGGTGCCTCTGCTGCGCCTGGACAATCTGCGCCTCAGCCTCGGTCCCGATCTCGAGGTGGTGGTGCCTCCCGTGGCCAGCTTCAGGACGGGCGGCACCCTCACCCTCAACGGCCGCATCGATCCCAGCCTCAGCGCCAGCGGCGTGGTGCGGCTGCGCGGTGGCCGTCTGAGCCTGTTCACCACCAATTTCACCCTCGACCCCGACGCCCCCAACGTGGCGGTGTTCACCCCCAGCCTCGGCCTGGTTCCCTACGTGGACATCGCCCTGCGCACCCGGGTCTCGGACACGCTCAGGGTGGGGCAGAGCGGTGGAGGCCTCAACGACGTCGACCTCCGGGGTGGCTACACACCGCTGGATCAGCTCAACCTGGTGAAGGTGGTGGTGACCGTGAGCGGCCCGGCCGACCGGATCGCCGAATCCCTCACGATCCGCAGCTCCCCTCCCCTGCCGGAGGAGCGGCTGGTGGCCCTGATCGGCGGCAATTCCCTGGCCGGCCTCAGCGGCGGCAATGCCACGACGGCCCTGGCCACGGTCTTCGGCCAGTCGCTGCTCTCGCCCCTGGTGGGAACCCTGAGCAGCGCCTTCGGCCAGCGCGTGAGTTTCTCGATCTTCCCCACCTTCTTCTCCCCCTCCACCCAGGAGGTGGGCAGCAACGCCTCCGGCTCCCGGCGGGAGTCACGCCGCGCCCCGGCCCAGCTGGTGCTGGGTACGGAGCTGGGCCTCGACATCACCGAACGCTTCAACTTCTCGGTGCTGGCGGCACCGAACCGCACCGACATCCCCCCCCAGCTCACCCTGCGCTACCAGGCCAATGACACCCTGGGCCTGCAGGGATCCTTCGACACCGAAGGGCGCTGGCAGGGCCAGCTGCAGCTGTTCTTCCGCTTCTGA
- a CDS encoding Ycf51 family protein, whose protein sequence is MPVDPLLLKAGLWLGAASGVLAVLMVAGFVLGWGVRFRLVGVTSFTALLSLSCLAFAISYSPRTQVEGAVTVPVVFDNGTNLVIAAAPEGLAAEAYGPTVEQLALNLRGSGRSSADGLVHVRLRRVESAGDGVSRPVVLAEATRSLSDGAVQVLR, encoded by the coding sequence ATGCCCGTTGATCCGCTGTTGCTCAAAGCCGGGCTCTGGCTGGGGGCCGCCAGTGGGGTCCTGGCGGTGCTGATGGTGGCGGGCTTCGTGCTGGGCTGGGGAGTCCGCTTCCGGCTGGTGGGGGTCACGAGCTTCACGGCCCTGCTCTCCCTCTCCTGTCTGGCCTTCGCCATCAGCTACTCGCCCCGAACCCAGGTGGAGGGCGCCGTGACCGTGCCGGTGGTGTTCGACAACGGCACCAATCTGGTGATCGCCGCCGCCCCGGAGGGTCTGGCCGCCGAGGCCTACGGCCCCACGGTGGAGCAGCTGGCCCTCAACCTGCGCGGCAGCGGCCGCAGCAGCGCCGATGGGCTGGTGCACGTGCGCCTGAGGCGGGTCGAGTCGGCCGGCGACGGTGTCAGCCGGCCGGTGGTGCTGGCGGAGGCCACCCGCAGCCTCAGTGACGGCGCGGTTCAGGTGCTGCGTTGA
- a CDS encoding DUF4332 domain-containing protein, which produces MLALPAHFRAEQSQLSQAGLTDWPSLAAQSDLALRRLARCGASEQRLIKLRGQARLISELGLEPEQAALLLYAGIASSAGLAEASPQQLLRQLGRLQRSLTGSAVATPDATQVRAWIAAARRATGRPPN; this is translated from the coding sequence ATGCTGGCTCTTCCCGCGCACTTCCGTGCCGAGCAGAGCCAGCTGAGCCAGGCGGGTCTGACCGACTGGCCGTCGCTGGCCGCCCAGAGCGATCTGGCGCTGCGGCGGCTGGCCCGCTGCGGCGCTTCGGAGCAGCGCCTGATCAAACTGAGGGGCCAGGCCCGGCTGATCAGTGAGCTGGGGCTGGAGCCTGAGCAGGCCGCCCTGCTGTTGTATGCGGGCATCGCCAGCTCGGCCGGACTGGCCGAAGCCTCGCCCCAGCAGCTGCTGCGCCAGCTGGGTCGGTTGCAGCGTTCCCTGACCGGATCCGCGGTGGCCACGCCCGACGCCACGCAGGTGCGCGCCTGGATCGCGGCGGCACGCCGGGCCACCGGTCGCCCACCAAACTGA